The Calliphora vicina chromosome 3, idCalVici1.1, whole genome shotgun sequence genome contains a region encoding:
- the Neos gene encoding nuclear receptor coactivator 5 codes for MADDKPNLAIIRDPNKANHRIFIGNLPQCTREELESICLPYGKVLASLVQKNFGFVQFESEEMANKVAAALTKSTFKGNTITVRNAGTSKKNQQNTNTGSNNWQQAVQGGVGVMPQAAVGGMDNADNSNFNDCEIIVVDRKNTKYAEMIEDRLKRLNLRVDVLFPNADVPLGKVLSNIASRDCSYAILVTNQHEEHNSITVNILYGQPAEHRNMPVDDAIQLINDDMRKKIMREKAAGIVNPQQQQMRNVAQIPMNVQQHLPNSVPIIPANPSNYMAPPLKERHPDAIQMLLNLLASNMPLTVLQYDRIIKYLQQRRELQLKVELGDAAEDMIKSTPDPEIELQKKILNILNKPSVAETHYELLYPTLEAVQQDERILDLLSDVRVQKALDSLMDSNLVSTVENLMKF; via the exons atGGCTGATGATAAACCAAATCTAGCAATTATCAGAGATCCCAATAAGGCGAACCATCGCATTTTTATTGGCAATTTACCACAATGCACCCGTGAGGAGTTGGAAAGTATCTGTTTACCTTATGGCAAAGTTCTAGCCTCGTTGGTGCAGAAAAATTTCGGTTTTGTGCAATTCGAATCGGAAGAGATGGCCAACAAAGTTGCCGCTGCTCTGACAAAATCCACTTTCAAAGGAAATACCATTACGGTACGCAATGCTGGCACATCTAAGAAGAACCAACAGAATACAAATACAGGTTCCAACAATTGGCAACAAGCGGTTCAAGGTGGCGTCGGAGTAATGCCTCAGGCAGCAGTGGGTGGTATGGACAATGCggataattcaaattttaatgattGTGAAATCATTGTAGTCGATCGTAAAAATAC aaaatatgcCGAAATGATTGAAGATCGTTTAAAGCGTTTAAATTTAAGGGTTGATGTTTTATTTCCCAATGCTGATGTTCCGTTGGGTAAAGTG CTTTCTAATATTGCTTCACGTGACTGCTCGTACGCCATCCTCGTCACGAATCAGCATGAGGAACATAACAGCATAACCGTCAACATATTATATGGCCAACCGGCCGAACATCGTAATATGCCCGTTGACGATGCCATACAATTGATAAATGATGATATGCGCAAGAAAATTATGCGAGAAAAAGCAGCCGGTATAGTAAATCCACAACAGCAACAGATGCGTAATGTAGCACAGATCCCAATGAATGTGCAACAACATTTACCCAATTCTGTACCCATTATACCAGCCAATCCATCTAATTACATGGCACCACCATTAAAAGAACGTCATCCAGATGCAATACAAATGTTGCTAAATCTATTAGCCTCCAATATGCCTCTAACAGTTTTGCAATACGATCGTATTATTAAATATCTGCAACAGAGACGCGAGCTACAACTTAAGGTAGAGCTGGGTGATGCTGCTGAGGACATGATAAAATCTACCCCTGATCCAGAAATTGagctacaaaagaaaattcttAATATTCTTAATAAACCTTCTGTTGCTGAAACTCATTACGAGTTACTGTATCCAACATTGGAGGCCGTACAGCAAGATGAACGTATTTTGGACTTACTCAGTGATGTGCGAGTACAAAAGGCTTTAGATTCGTTGATGGATTCCAATTTGGTGTCCACCGTGGAaaacttaatgaaattttaa
- the mRpL50 gene encoding large ribosomal subunit protein mL50, with amino-acid sequence MQANLSKTLCNLLQKSNTWSRCYSTKAKTVGQVESMAQSISDKGFLRPHKAYEAPSNVAEKVQAICATLQMSNKQDYSLKSLEEKFKFLQACFNDFQHSVPNSQVHEVKTVGDVIKFYETSVNTTVPYDALKQMQLPENLHIQYDYVRFNPEKDTKFNGQTAFPKSSTLVTGLKYRGKYDGHEAKRSWP; translated from the exons atgcaagcaaatttaagtaaaactttatgcaatttattacaaaaaagt aaCACCTGGTCCAGATGTTATTCAACCAAGGCAAAAACAGTCGGCCAAGTTGAGTCAATGGCGCAATCCATAAGTGATAAAGg ATTCCTAAGACCTCACAAAGCTTATGAGGCTCCCTCCAATGTCGCCGAAAAGGTACAGGCCATATGCGCCACTTTGCAAATGTCCAACAAACAGGATTACAGTCTTAAAAGTCTAGaggagaaatttaaatttttacaggCCTGTTTCAACGATTTCCAACACAGTGTACCCAACTCTCAAGTGCATGAAGTGAAGACTGTGG GTGATGTTATTAAGTTTTATGAAACTTCTGTTAATACTACTGTGCCATACGATGCTCTGAAACAAATGCAACTACCCGAAAATTTGCATATCCAATATGATTATGTGAGATTCAATCCCGAAAAGGATACCAAGTTTAATGGACAAACTGCATTCCCCAAGAGTTCTACTCTGGTGACCGGTCTTAAATATCGCGGCAAATATGACGGTCATGAAGCTAAACGTTCATGGCCTTAA